The sequence TGCTGGATTTACTACCATAGAAGCCATAGCAGTGGCATCGCCTGCAGACCTTGCACTCAATGCTGATGTCGGAGAGGCAACCGCGTCCAAGATAATTATTGCTGCAAGAAGCGCGGCAGATGTGGGCGGATTCGAGACCGGCGATATGGTACTTAACCGTCGCAAACTGGTGGGTAAACTTACCACTGGTTGTACGGGGTTTGATGAACTGCTGGGCAAAGGGATCGAGACCCAGGCTATCACTGAATTTTACGGGGAGTTCGGGTGCGGCAAGACCCAGATAACCCACCAACTTGCAGTTAATGTCCAGCTTGGCGCCGAGCATGGAGGATTGGATGGTTCAGTGATCATGATAGATACTGAAAACACCTTTCGGCCCGAGAGGATCGCCCAGATGGTTGCAGGAACTTCACACCGTACCGGTGAAGACTATGAGCCGGAAGAGTTCTTGAAGAACATCCATGTGGCGCGGGCGTACAACTCCAACCACCAGATACTTCTTGCAGAATCGGCGAACCAGCTGGCACAGG comes from ANME-2 cluster archaeon and encodes:
- the radA gene encoding DNA repair and recombination protein RadA, producing MIEELPGVGPATAEKLRDAGFTTIEAIAVASPADLALNADVGEATASKIIIAARSAADVGGFETGDMVLNRRKLVGKLTTGCTGFDELLGKGIETQAITEFYGEFGCGKTQITHQLAVNVQLGAEHGGLDGSVIMIDTENTFRPERIAQMVAGTSHRTGEDYEPEEFLKNIHVARAYNSNHQILLAESANQLAQELKETGKPVRLLIVDSLTAHFRAEYVGRGTLADRQQKLNKHMHELLRFGDLHNAAVVVTNQVMSKPDAFFGDPTKPIGGHIVGHTATFRLYLRKSKGEKRIARLVDSPCLPEGEAVFSVTMEGLTD